A region from the Mucilaginibacter sp. CSA2-8R genome encodes:
- a CDS encoding rhomboid family intramembrane serine protease, protein MSAYRQNPLDNLTPVVKNLLILNVIFFLGNWFLQHSGLNFEPYLAAHYFNAPIFRAWQIITYMFMHGGWMHIFFNMFALFTLGPALEYAMGPKRFLQFYFITGIGALALQMLVQAFEVYQVIGTFTVPHGDIRPYFAQPGFNKLEEIYSPFSGIVGASGAIFGLLVAFGMLFPNIELFIMFIPLPVKAKYFVIGYILIELYSGIAQSPGDSVAHWAHLGGALFGFILIKIWGMRKPNNFY, encoded by the coding sequence ATGAGCGCATACAGGCAAAACCCATTAGACAACCTTACCCCGGTTGTTAAAAATCTACTTATCCTTAATGTTATATTTTTTTTGGGTAACTGGTTTCTGCAGCATTCCGGCTTAAATTTTGAGCCTTACCTGGCAGCACATTACTTTAATGCACCTATTTTCAGGGCTTGGCAAATCATCACCTACATGTTTATGCATGGAGGCTGGATGCATATTTTCTTTAATATGTTCGCCTTGTTTACTTTGGGGCCGGCGCTGGAGTATGCCATGGGGCCCAAGCGTTTTCTACAATTTTATTTTATTACAGGTATTGGTGCATTAGCACTACAAATGCTGGTGCAAGCCTTTGAAGTTTATCAGGTAATCGGTACATTTACAGTGCCTCACGGCGATATCAGGCCTTATTTTGCCCAGCCCGGCTTCAATAAACTGGAAGAAATTTATTCTCCTTTTAGCGGGATAGTTGGTGCATCAGGTGCTATATTTGGTTTACTGGTAGCCTTTGGTATGCTGTTCCCTAACATCGAACTGTTTATAATGTTTATCCCGCTGCCGGTTAAAGCCAAGTATTTTGTGATTGGGTATATACTTATTGAGTTATATTCGGGTATTGCGCAAAGCCCGGGCGATTCGGTAGCACACTGGGCACATTTAGGTGGCGCATTATTTGGGTTTATTTTAATAAAAATTTGGGGCATGCGCAAGCCAAACAATTTTTATTAA
- the cysS gene encoding cysteine--tRNA ligase has protein sequence MKQTVFVYNTLTRTKEEFIPLNMPHVGMYVCGPTVYSDAHLGNARTYISFDLIFRYLTHLGYKVRYVRNITDAGHLEGDADQGEDKISKKAKLAQLEPMEIVQKYSTGFHDVMREFNVLPPSIEPTATGHIIEQIELVKIMLENGFAYEVNGSVYFDVEKYNSTNDYGVLSGRHLEDLLNNTRTLGGQDDKHGKLDFALWIKAKPEHLMKWPSPWSVGFPGWHLECSAMSHKYLGEQFDIHGGGIDLIPTHHTNEVAQNNACYGKNPAKYWIHTNMLTVNGQKMSKSLGNSFLPHELFSGNNSILNKGYSPMTVRFFMLQAHYRSTLDFSNDAMEASEKGFKRLMNAYTLLDGLQASAQTEVEIQPILNSCYQALNDDFNSPILIAELFEASRIINSVHDGKLKIDAENLELLKTLMQTFVTDILGLKNEQTSSDELPKVIDFIVNLRSEAKTNRDYATSDKIRDGLQKVGFQLKDSKEGTTWNKI, from the coding sequence ATGAAACAAACTGTTTTTGTTTACAATACCTTAACCCGTACTAAAGAAGAATTTATACCTCTTAATATGCCTCACGTGGGCATGTATGTTTGCGGTCCTACCGTATACAGTGATGCGCACTTAGGTAACGCCCGCACTTATATATCGTTCGACCTTATTTTCAGATATCTTACCCATTTAGGTTACAAAGTACGCTATGTGCGTAATATTACCGACGCCGGACACTTAGAAGGTGATGCCGACCAGGGTGAAGATAAAATCTCTAAAAAAGCTAAACTGGCGCAGTTAGAGCCTATGGAGATTGTACAAAAATACAGTACTGGCTTTCATGACGTAATGCGTGAGTTTAACGTGTTGCCGCCAAGCATTGAGCCTACCGCCACTGGCCACATCATTGAGCAAATTGAACTAGTAAAAATTATGCTCGAAAATGGCTTCGCCTACGAGGTAAACGGTTCAGTTTATTTTGACGTAGAAAAATATAACAGCACTAATGATTATGGCGTTCTGAGCGGCCGTCATCTCGAAGATTTGCTTAACAATACCCGCACCCTGGGCGGGCAGGATGATAAACACGGCAAGCTTGATTTTGCTTTATGGATTAAAGCCAAGCCGGAACATTTAATGAAATGGCCATCACCCTGGAGCGTGGGCTTTCCGGGCTGGCATTTAGAGTGCTCGGCCATGAGCCATAAATACCTGGGTGAGCAATTTGATATTCATGGCGGCGGCATTGACCTGATACCTACCCACCACACCAACGAGGTGGCTCAAAACAATGCCTGCTACGGTAAAAACCCGGCCAAATACTGGATTCACACCAACATGCTTACGGTGAATGGGCAAAAAATGTCAAAATCGTTAGGTAACAGTTTTTTACCACACGAGCTTTTTAGCGGCAATAATAGCATCCTGAATAAAGGCTACAGCCCGATGACGGTACGCTTTTTTATGTTGCAGGCTCACTACCGCAGCACGCTCGATTTTAGTAATGATGCCATGGAAGCTTCGGAAAAAGGTTTTAAACGCCTGATGAATGCTTACACATTATTGGATGGCCTGCAGGCATCAGCACAAACTGAGGTAGAGATACAACCCATACTAAACAGTTGCTACCAAGCCCTGAATGACGATTTTAACAGCCCGATTTTGATTGCCGAACTATTTGAGGCTTCGCGCATCATCAACTCGGTACATGATGGCAAACTGAAAATTGATGCAGAAAATCTTGAGCTGTTAAAAACGTTAATGCAAACCTTCGTAACTGATATTTTAGGGCTAAAAAATGAGCAGACCAGCAGCGACGAATTGCCCAAGGTGATTGATTTTATTGTTAACCTGCGCAGCGAAGCCAAAACCAATCGCGATTACGCTACATCTGACAAAATACGCGATGGTCTGCAGAAAGTTGGGTTTCAGTTAAAAGACAGTAAAGAAGGTACTACCTGGAATAAGATATAG
- a CDS encoding ABC transporter ATP-binding protein, protein MNQAPIIQIRNLSKSYGSKLVLKNLSLDIYPGQVIGYIGPNGAGKSTTVKILTGLIPEFSGEVVVDGISMQDNPQEIKKRIGYVPENAELYEVLTPMEYLDFIGKLYGLDEDLIQSRAQKLLTAFGLGNNINDRMDTFSKGMRQKVLLISGIIHNPQIIILDEPLSGLDANAVIMVKELITRLSQEGKTIFYCSHVMDVVEKVSDRILLINKGDIIADGTFESLKQDHSDTLEQVFAHLTGRTESASETDAIINAFD, encoded by the coding sequence ATGAATCAGGCTCCCATCATTCAGATACGCAACCTTTCCAAATCTTACGGTTCCAAATTAGTGCTCAAAAACTTGTCGCTCGATATTTATCCGGGGCAGGTTATCGGCTACATAGGGCCTAACGGTGCCGGTAAATCAACTACGGTTAAAATTTTAACCGGCCTTATTCCCGAGTTTAGCGGGGAGGTAGTAGTGGATGGTATCAGCATGCAGGATAACCCGCAGGAAATTAAAAAAAGGATTGGTTACGTACCCGAAAATGCGGAGTTATATGAGGTGCTGACGCCTATGGAATACCTTGATTTTATAGGCAAGCTCTATGGGTTGGATGAAGACCTGATCCAAAGCCGTGCACAAAAGCTACTGACGGCTTTTGGCCTGGGCAACAACATTAACGACCGGATGGATACCTTTTCGAAAGGGATGCGGCAAAAGGTATTGCTCATCTCGGGCATCATCCATAATCCGCAGATTATTATACTGGATGAGCCGCTTTCGGGTTTAGATGCCAATGCAGTGATTATGGTGAAAGAACTGATTACCCGTTTATCGCAAGAAGGCAAAACCATATTTTACTGCTCACACGTGATGGATGTGGTTGAAAAAGTATCAGACCGTATACTGCTCATTAACAAGGGTGACATTATTGCCGATGGCACTTTCGAGTCACTCAAGCAAGACCACTCTGATACACTCGAACAGGTATTTGCGCACTTAACAGGCCGCACCGAATCGGCCAGTGAAACTGATGCGATTATAAACGCTTTCGACTAA
- a CDS encoding ferritin-like domain-containing protein translates to MATTKKKQPENTDNVEESALKELFVDELKDIYWAEKHLSKALVKLAKAATSEELRSALETHKAETDNQVARLEQVFEIIDEKAAAKKCDAMEGLIAESESIVEDTEDGSITRDAGIISAAQKSEHYEIASYGTLRTLANTLGYNEAAQLLEETLAEEKKTDELLTQLAESTINVNAKSEKA, encoded by the coding sequence ATGGCAACTACCAAAAAAAAACAACCAGAAAATACTGACAATGTAGAAGAGTCGGCTTTAAAAGAATTATTCGTTGACGAATTGAAAGACATTTACTGGGCCGAAAAACACTTATCTAAAGCATTAGTGAAACTGGCAAAAGCAGCAACTTCTGAAGAACTGCGCAGCGCATTAGAAACTCATAAAGCAGAAACTGATAATCAAGTAGCCCGCCTGGAGCAGGTATTTGAAATAATTGACGAAAAAGCAGCCGCAAAAAAATGTGATGCTATGGAAGGCCTGATTGCCGAATCGGAAAGCATTGTAGAAGATACCGAAGACGGCTCTATTACCCGTGATGCAGGTATTATCTCGGCAGCGCAAAAATCAGAACATTACGAGATTGCCTCATACGGTACCTTGCGTACACTGGCAAACACATTAGGCTATAACGAAGCTGCCCAATTATTAGAAGAAACATTGGCCGAGGAGAAAAAAACTGATGAGTTATTGACTCAACTTGCTGAAAGCACTATTAATGTGAACGCCAAAAGCGAAAAAGCATAA
- a CDS encoding endonuclease/exonuclease/phosphatase family protein — translation MRAKKKRFGFIDKILLWLSYLLGFALLVSYLAPITDPRKFWPVAFFGLAYPFLLLGNLIIMAYWLLRKSKYILLPLVCIVLGWGVLKANFGFRFKNQETSSKTKPNGLRIMTYNAHNFKRYGAENDPQTSHSMLLMISEEQPDIIGIQEFFSRKRGQYALKDSMKKIMQSDHYFFKPFNLNTGRESTGLAIFSKYPIVNQGDIMLSEGGSGNQCVFADIKKLNDTIRYYNVHLQSIRFDSDDYTYLSKVSTHGKTDISSSIRIGGKLKRAFVKRSEQVFKIKSHAALCRYPYIIAGDFNDTPASFAVNQMAKGINNAFCEKGSGFARTYNGSFPNYQIDYIMASSGFSVDSYHIVQKRFSDHYPVCSNLLLK, via the coding sequence ATGAGGGCTAAGAAAAAACGGTTCGGTTTTATTGATAAAATTTTATTGTGGCTCAGCTATTTACTGGGCTTTGCCTTGCTGGTAAGTTACCTGGCGCCCATCACCGATCCGCGCAAATTTTGGCCGGTTGCATTTTTTGGCTTGGCCTATCCTTTTTTGCTTCTCGGTAACCTGATAATAATGGCCTACTGGCTGCTGCGTAAAAGCAAATACATTTTACTGCCACTGGTTTGTATTGTACTGGGGTGGGGCGTGTTAAAAGCTAATTTCGGTTTCAGGTTTAAGAACCAAGAAACCAGCAGCAAAACCAAGCCGAATGGCTTACGGATTATGACTTACAATGCGCATAACTTTAAACGTTACGGTGCAGAAAACGATCCCCAAACCAGCCATAGTATGCTGCTTATGATTAGCGAAGAACAGCCCGACATCATAGGCATTCAGGAGTTTTTTTCGCGTAAACGAGGGCAGTATGCGCTCAAAGATTCGATGAAGAAGATTATGCAATCCGATCATTACTTCTTTAAACCCTTTAATTTAAATACAGGACGAGAAAGCACCGGGTTAGCTATATTTTCTAAATACCCGATTGTAAATCAAGGCGACATTATGCTGTCTGAAGGTGGCAGCGGTAACCAATGTGTATTTGCAGACATCAAAAAACTTAACGATACCATTCGCTATTACAACGTTCACCTGCAATCTATCAGGTTTGATTCGGATGATTACACTTACCTCAGCAAAGTATCCACTCATGGTAAAACAGACATCAGTTCGTCTATACGCATTGGCGGCAAGTTAAAGCGTGCCTTTGTTAAGCGTAGCGAACAAGTATTCAAAATTAAATCACATGCTGCACTATGCCGCTACCCCTACATTATTGCCGGCGATTTTAACGATACCCCTGCCTCATTTGCCGTAAACCAAATGGCTAAAGGCATCAACAATGCTTTTTGCGAAAAGGGTTCGGGCTTTGCACGCACTTACAACGGCAGTTTCCCTAATTACCAGATAGATTACATTATGGCCAGCAGCGGATTTTCGGTTGACAGCTACCATATTGTACAAAAACGCTTTTCAGACCATTACCCTGTTTGCAGCAATTTGCTGTTAAAGTAA
- a CDS encoding rhomboid family intramembrane serine protease → MNSLWQDIRYKLLQSGSRINLLIGINVLVFLLINVPATLFRLMGNGILDNFSNEYLALPSYLPRLATHFWTPVTYMFMHHDIFHILFNMLWLFWMGQIFEEYLGNKRLVSLYIMGGLAGALFYVLAYNFFPLFSESVSVATVIGASASVMAIVVATATLLPNYTIYLMFIGPVKLKWVAIFYVIIDFLSITGPNAGGEIAHLGGALLGFIYIKQLKGGRDWSRSVDSMFTPRPKVKVVSQNKSYQQQTTSAPRQEEIDHILDKISHSGYESLNKHEKEVLFRASKNEG, encoded by the coding sequence ATGAACTCGCTTTGGCAAGATATACGTTATAAGCTGCTGCAATCGGGCAGTCGCATTAACCTGCTTATAGGTATTAACGTACTGGTGTTTTTACTAATAAACGTTCCGGCTACTTTATTTCGCCTGATGGGCAACGGCATCCTCGATAATTTTTCGAATGAATATCTTGCCCTGCCATCATACCTACCCCGACTGGCTACCCATTTCTGGACGCCGGTTACTTATATGTTCATGCACCATGATATTTTTCACATACTTTTTAATATGCTCTGGCTGTTTTGGATGGGTCAAATTTTTGAAGAATATCTGGGTAATAAACGCTTGGTTAGCCTATATATCATGGGTGGACTGGCCGGAGCGTTGTTCTATGTATTAGCCTACAACTTTTTCCCGCTGTTTAGTGAAAGTGTATCAGTTGCTACAGTAATTGGGGCATCGGCCAGTGTAATGGCTATCGTGGTTGCTACAGCTACCTTGTTGCCTAATTATACCATCTACCTCATGTTCATAGGCCCTGTTAAATTAAAATGGGTTGCCATATTTTATGTCATTATTGACTTTTTAAGCATCACCGGCCCTAACGCCGGCGGCGAAATTGCCCACCTGGGTGGTGCCTTATTAGGGTTTATTTACATTAAGCAACTTAAAGGTGGCCGCGACTGGAGCCGCTCGGTAGATAGTATGTTTACTCCACGTCCTAAAGTTAAAGTTGTATCGCAAAACAAAAGTTACCAGCAGCAAACTACTTCTGCCCCTCGTCAGGAAGAGATTGACCACATTTTAGACAAAATTTCGCATAGTGGTTACGAAAGCCTGAACAAGCACGAGAAAGAGGTTTTGTTCCGCGCAAGTAAAAATGAGGGCTAA
- a CDS encoding APC family permease, whose protein sequence is MPAQPPPKKLRFLQLVFIIFFTVSGGPYGLEPLLTYAGEHGALLLLIVTPLLWDVPAIFTVMELNSMMPVTGGYYEWVKYGLGSRWGFYEGWWTWIYTFVDLAIYPVLFVGYAAYFFPGLEHHKALVCLCVIWSLAGLNILGIVQVGRASVIFSILVLSPFLILFVLFISQHGLGHVPQPGLQGITFPSLGMALYTVMWNCLGWDNITTYAPEVEQPVRSYLKAIAIAFVLVMVVYVLAILIALQSGISAQLLTDKGFPLLGSNLGGHWLGALFAAGGMASGLGIYTAVLLSVSRVPQAMATDNLLPAYLHRLHSRFHTPYVSIILCSVVVSFMVLWTFSELLIIDVTVYGAGLSLEYITLITLRLKEPDRPRPFKIPLNVSGLCMVLLLPLSVYIIALVAAFNSDGSGITPALFAIAALITAELAWQLAKRRRATIVP, encoded by the coding sequence ATGCCCGCACAACCACCGCCCAAAAAGCTCCGCTTTTTACAGTTAGTATTTATCATATTTTTTACCGTATCGGGCGGGCCTTACGGACTAGAACCTTTGCTCACTTATGCAGGTGAGCATGGCGCTTTGCTACTGCTCATCGTCACTCCACTGCTATGGGACGTACCTGCCATTTTTACTGTAATGGAGCTTAACAGCATGATGCCTGTTACCGGCGGTTATTACGAGTGGGTAAAATATGGCTTAGGCAGCCGATGGGGATTTTATGAGGGCTGGTGGACCTGGATTTATACTTTTGTTGACCTAGCCATTTATCCGGTGTTGTTTGTTGGGTATGCTGCTTATTTTTTTCCCGGGTTAGAACATCATAAAGCCTTAGTTTGCCTTTGTGTCATCTGGAGCCTGGCAGGCTTAAATATATTGGGTATTGTACAGGTGGGCCGGGCATCAGTAATATTCAGTATATTAGTATTAAGTCCTTTCCTTATTTTGTTTGTGTTGTTCATTAGCCAGCATGGCTTGGGCCATGTACCGCAGCCGGGTTTGCAAGGCATCACTTTTCCGTCGCTCGGCATGGCTTTATACACCGTAATGTGGAATTGTTTGGGTTGGGATAATATTACTACCTATGCGCCTGAAGTTGAGCAACCGGTACGTTCCTATTTAAAAGCGATTGCCATAGCTTTTGTATTGGTGATGGTAGTTTATGTTTTAGCCATTTTGATTGCCTTACAATCAGGCATAAGTGCACAGTTGTTAACCGATAAAGGCTTTCCGTTGCTGGGCTCTAATTTGGGCGGGCATTGGCTGGGGGCGTTGTTTGCAGCCGGCGGCATGGCCAGTGGGTTAGGTATTTACACAGCGGTTTTGCTATCGGTTTCAAGAGTACCGCAGGCTATGGCTACCGATAATTTATTGCCCGCCTATCTGCACCGCTTGCACTCGCGCTTTCATACGCCTTATGTATCCATCATACTCTGCTCGGTAGTGGTAAGTTTTATGGTGTTGTGGACATTTTCTGAACTGCTGATTATTGATGTAACGGTTTATGGCGCCGGTTTGTCGCTTGAATATATCACCCTTATTACCTTAAGATTAAAAGAACCCGACCGGCCCCGGCCTTTTAAAATCCCATTAAATGTAAGCGGATTGTGTATGGTGCTATTGTTACCGCTATCGGTTTATATTATTGCCCTGGTTGCTGCTTTTAACTCAGACGGTAGCGGTATTACACCGGCGTTGTTTGCCATTGCAGCCCTCATTACCGCTGAGTTAGCCTGGCAGTTAGCCAAAAGGCGCAGAGCTACCATCGTACCATAA